The proteins below come from a single Leifsonia sp. 1010 genomic window:
- a CDS encoding MarR family winged helix-turn-helix transcriptional regulator, with the protein MENIDDSAQTPPAQTPPGYWFGVIEGRLHDRMRDALADLGLRRGSWRILHTLADGPATPDELAARMPHGARGGRPEKPGDRAHGRGFGHGHGFHPGWRGQEPRDERPAAPSPEHGDQHHHHGDEHQHHGDEHHHHGGHDHPNAFERGYERGFDRGFAFGTARTGLPFAAPYPPHAGGPFPGGYPFPGPARDFGGPWGHRHHPFDRDRRGGRRGAHRIHRALAEFVERGWVWFDGDRATLTDEGRAAHDEAFTRVQAVRAELANGISEQDYATTMSTLETMARNLGWQPGRPAESQDGAPSMDA; encoded by the coding sequence ATGGAGAACATCGACGACTCCGCACAGACACCACCAGCACAGACGCCGCCCGGATACTGGTTCGGCGTGATCGAAGGCCGACTGCACGACCGCATGCGCGACGCGCTGGCCGACCTGGGACTCCGCCGCGGAAGCTGGCGCATCCTGCACACCCTCGCCGACGGTCCAGCGACGCCGGACGAGCTCGCTGCCCGGATGCCGCACGGCGCCCGAGGCGGCCGACCGGAGAAGCCCGGTGACCGCGCGCACGGTCGCGGCTTCGGCCATGGCCACGGGTTCCACCCGGGATGGCGCGGCCAGGAGCCGCGCGACGAACGCCCGGCCGCCCCCTCCCCCGAACACGGCGACCAGCACCACCACCACGGCGACGAGCACCAGCACCACGGCGACGAGCATCACCACCACGGCGGCCACGACCACCCGAACGCCTTCGAGCGCGGCTACGAACGCGGCTTCGATCGCGGCTTCGCCTTCGGCACCGCCCGCACGGGGCTCCCGTTCGCGGCCCCCTACCCGCCCCACGCCGGCGGCCCCTTCCCCGGCGGATACCCGTTCCCGGGTCCCGCTCGCGACTTCGGCGGCCCGTGGGGCCACCGCCACCACCCGTTCGACCGCGATCGCCGCGGAGGACGCCGAGGCGCCCACCGCATCCACCGCGCCCTCGCCGAGTTCGTCGAGCGCGGCTGGGTCTGGTTCGACGGCGACCGAGCAACGCTGACCGACGAGGGACGCGCGGCTCACGACGAGGCCTTCACCCGTGTCCAGGCCGTGCGGGCCGAGCTCGCGAACGGCATCTCGGAGCAGGACTACGCCACCACGATGAGCACGCTCGAGACGATGGCACGCAACCTCGGCTGGCAGCCCGGACGTCCGGCGGAGTCGCAGGATGGCGCGCCTAGTATGGACGCATGA
- the idi gene encoding isopentenyl-diphosphate Delta-isomerase codes for MTPPREEVVLLAEDGTPIGTADKATVHTESTPLHLAFSCHLFDGEGRILVTRRALTKKTWPGVWTNSFCGHPGPGEAIEDAVVRRAEHELGARIDNLTIALPDFRYRAVDAAGIVEYEVCPVYTATIVGELSPAASEVAEWAWADPRSLLSAVDETPWAFSPWLTLQLPALYADQSLEASGQL; via the coding sequence ATGACGCCACCCCGCGAAGAGGTCGTGCTGCTCGCCGAGGACGGCACGCCCATCGGCACGGCGGATAAGGCGACGGTGCACACGGAGTCCACTCCCCTGCACCTCGCCTTCTCGTGCCACCTCTTCGATGGGGAGGGTCGCATCCTGGTCACCCGCCGCGCTCTGACGAAGAAGACGTGGCCCGGGGTCTGGACCAACTCGTTCTGCGGGCACCCCGGCCCGGGTGAGGCGATCGAGGATGCGGTCGTCCGGCGCGCGGAGCACGAGCTCGGTGCCCGCATCGACAACCTGACGATCGCGCTGCCGGACTTCCGCTACCGCGCGGTGGATGCGGCCGGCATCGTCGAGTACGAAGTGTGCCCGGTGTACACGGCCACCATCGTCGGCGAGCTCTCCCCGGCCGCGAGCGAGGTGGCCGAGTGGGCCTGGGCGGATCCGCGTTCGCTGCTCTCGGCCGTCGACGAGACGCCGTGGGCGTTCAGCCCCTGGCTGACCCTGCAGCTCCCGGCGCTGTACGCCGACCAGAGTCTCGAAGCTTCGGGTCAGCTGTGA
- a CDS encoding glycoside hydrolase family 16 protein, whose translation MFDDFDAPQLDRSVWLPHYLPAWSSLAETRASYLIHDSRLELSIPPEQGLWCPDEHQPPLRVSGMQTGNFSGPVGSTVGQQPFREGLRVREEQEEFRGCLVDRGTVGMRASLYLGPRSMASLWLVGFEDEPERSGELCVMEVFGRDVEEDEALVGMGFHAFRDPRLAEDFERIRLPIDVTEPHAYEAHWDGDEATFRVDGRVVRMLDAPPQYPLQLMLAVFDFPEWPDDRAGGGVFVPTLSVDRVWAN comes from the coding sequence GTGTTCGACGACTTCGACGCGCCGCAGCTCGACCGCTCGGTCTGGCTTCCGCACTACCTGCCCGCGTGGAGCTCGCTCGCCGAGACGCGCGCGAGCTACCTGATCCACGACTCCCGCCTGGAGCTCAGCATCCCGCCGGAGCAGGGATTGTGGTGCCCGGACGAGCACCAGCCCCCGCTGCGGGTCTCGGGGATGCAGACGGGCAACTTCTCCGGACCGGTCGGCTCGACCGTCGGCCAGCAGCCGTTCCGTGAGGGGCTGCGGGTGCGAGAGGAGCAGGAGGAGTTCCGAGGCTGCCTGGTCGACCGCGGGACGGTCGGCATGCGCGCCTCCCTCTACCTCGGTCCGCGGTCGATGGCGTCGCTCTGGCTGGTCGGCTTCGAGGACGAACCGGAGCGCAGCGGCGAACTCTGCGTGATGGAGGTGTTCGGCCGCGACGTCGAGGAGGACGAAGCGCTGGTCGGGATGGGTTTCCACGCGTTCCGCGACCCGCGCCTCGCCGAGGATTTCGAGCGCATCCGACTGCCAATCGACGTGACCGAGCCGCATGCGTACGAGGCGCACTGGGACGGGGACGAGGCGACCTTCCGGGTGGACGGCCGAGTGGTACGGATGCTCGATGCGCCCCCGCAGTATCCGCTGCAGCTCATGCTCGCGGTGTTCGACTTCCCGGAGTGGCCGGACGACCGCGCGGGCGGCGGGGTGTTCGTGCCGACACTGTCCGTCGACCGGGTGTGGGCGAACTGA
- the dcd gene encoding dCTP deaminase, producing the protein MLLSDRDIKAELGAGRISLEPFEAEMVQPSSIDVRLDRFFRLFDNHKYPFIDPAEDQPELTRFVEVDADQPFILHPGEFVLGSTFELVSLPDDVAARLEGKSSLGRLGLLTHSTAGFIDPGFSGHVTLELSNVATLPIKLWPGMKIGQMCFFRLSSAAERPYGSAEYSSRYQGQRGPTASRSYLNFHRTDVSTTEAGRPA; encoded by the coding sequence GTGCTTCTCTCCGATCGCGACATCAAGGCCGAGCTGGGTGCCGGGCGGATCTCTCTGGAGCCGTTCGAGGCGGAGATGGTCCAGCCCTCCAGCATCGACGTGCGGCTCGACCGGTTCTTCCGGCTGTTCGACAACCACAAGTACCCCTTCATCGACCCGGCAGAAGACCAGCCGGAGCTGACGCGGTTCGTCGAGGTGGATGCGGACCAGCCGTTCATTCTGCACCCCGGCGAGTTCGTGCTCGGGTCGACGTTCGAACTGGTGAGCCTCCCCGACGACGTCGCGGCGCGCCTGGAGGGCAAGAGCTCGCTCGGCCGGCTGGGACTGCTGACCCACTCCACCGCCGGGTTCATCGACCCCGGTTTCTCGGGTCACGTGACGCTGGAGCTCAGCAACGTCGCGACGCTCCCGATCAAGCTGTGGCCGGGCATGAAGATCGGCCAGATGTGCTTTTTCCGCCTGTCGTCCGCCGCCGAGCGGCCGTATGGATCGGCGGAGTACTCGTCCCGTTATCAGGGCCAGCGCGGGCCGACGGCGTCCCGGTCGTACCTCAACTTCCACCGCACCGACGTCTCCACCACCGAGGCGGGTCGTCCCGCCTGA
- a CDS encoding DUF1269 domain-containing protein yields the protein MTDQPYVAIAAQYASEDEAVADFDRLHAHYKERGHHASFDAAVVVRDKEGKVSIPKRDDGGKHHGGRKGLAIGLAGGLVVALFPAVALGGALLVGGGSGAGIGALAGHISKKSSAQDLKAISETLHAGSSGIVVVVDPSEAGEIERLLTNATGITKREIAVDEEKLENEVQDAAD from the coding sequence ATGACCGATCAACCGTATGTGGCGATCGCCGCCCAGTACGCGAGCGAGGACGAGGCGGTGGCGGACTTCGACCGCCTCCACGCCCACTACAAGGAGCGCGGACATCACGCCTCCTTCGACGCGGCGGTGGTGGTGCGCGACAAGGAGGGCAAGGTCTCCATCCCGAAGCGGGACGACGGCGGAAAGCACCACGGCGGCCGGAAGGGCCTGGCCATCGGGCTCGCCGGCGGCCTGGTCGTCGCGCTGTTCCCGGCCGTCGCGCTCGGGGGCGCGCTCCTCGTGGGCGGCGGTTCGGGGGCGGGCATCGGCGCGCTCGCCGGCCACATCTCCAAGAAGTCGTCCGCGCAAGACCTCAAGGCGATCAGCGAGACCCTGCACGCGGGGAGCTCCGGCATCGTGGTCGTCGTCGATCCCAGCGAGGCGGGTGAGATCGAACGACTGCTGACCAATGCGACCGGGATCACCAAGAGGGAGATCGCCGTCGACGAGGAGAAGCTGGAGAACGAGGTGCAGGACGCGGCGGACTGA
- a CDS encoding beta-propeller fold lactonase family protein: MSARWGATVAVVVGAVTLSVGVPIAAAADSVVSTIPVASTTSSATPTVVVSPDGSRLYVSDTNAGTVSVVDTATRTVLGTIPVAGPIGLAISPDGSRLYVVSTNPANVLVVVDTATRAAVASVPVGSSPAGIAISPDGSRVYVSNSSGNGSTAVSVVDTATNTLVTSIVDAPGPRSMIVSPDGSRLYVSHTAPSSHDISIVSAATNTVTGTVAIGAFADAATGFAISVDGSTLYVASANVGLVRVVDTATGTVTAAIPAGPGAYDVALTPDGTRLYVTDSTANAVSVIDTATNAVVSTIPVGVTPRSFTISPDGAFAYVANTTSDTVSVMGIDTFPAITTTTVPGGTIGSAYSTAIATTGSPAPTLSVSAGALPPGLSLVGGTVTGTPTAAGSYTFTLAASSTVSGIPATATQSYTLVIAALPADAPLDLTATAAGATAELSWTAPTSDGGDAVSGYRIERSTDGAAFTTLIGDTQSAAVTFTDTAVIAGHTYRYRVFALNSAGASAPSNVAEVTFAAVATPVGSTPAASTPPTSTSGSAVMDAQSTLADTGSDLTAASVTGPLSLALGLIASGILAGVARRRRRNV; the protein is encoded by the coding sequence GTGTCTGCGCGCTGGGGCGCCACTGTCGCCGTGGTCGTCGGCGCCGTGACGTTGAGCGTCGGCGTGCCGATCGCAGCGGCGGCGGACTCGGTGGTGAGCACGATCCCGGTCGCCTCGACGACGTCGTCGGCCACACCGACCGTGGTCGTCTCGCCCGACGGCTCGCGGCTGTACGTGTCCGACACGAACGCCGGGACGGTGTCCGTCGTCGACACCGCCACGCGGACGGTGCTCGGGACGATTCCGGTCGCTGGTCCGATCGGGCTCGCGATCTCGCCCGACGGCTCACGCCTGTACGTCGTGTCGACGAACCCCGCGAACGTCCTCGTCGTCGTCGATACGGCGACGCGGGCGGCCGTCGCGTCCGTCCCGGTCGGGTCGTCGCCTGCGGGAATCGCGATCTCGCCGGACGGCTCCCGCGTGTATGTCAGCAACTCCAGCGGAAACGGGTCGACCGCGGTGTCGGTCGTCGACACCGCCACCAACACGCTCGTCACCAGCATCGTGGATGCGCCGGGGCCGCGGTCGATGATCGTGTCGCCCGACGGGAGCCGGCTCTACGTCTCGCACACCGCTCCCTCGTCTCACGACATCTCCATCGTCAGCGCGGCGACGAACACGGTGACCGGAACCGTCGCGATCGGCGCGTTCGCGGATGCCGCGACCGGCTTCGCGATCTCGGTCGACGGCAGCACCCTCTACGTGGCGAGCGCCAACGTGGGCCTCGTCCGGGTGGTCGACACCGCCACGGGGACCGTCACGGCCGCCATCCCCGCCGGTCCCGGCGCGTACGACGTCGCCCTCACTCCCGACGGAACGCGGCTCTACGTGACCGACTCGACCGCGAACGCGGTGTCGGTGATCGACACGGCGACGAACGCGGTCGTCTCCACGATCCCGGTCGGCGTGACGCCGCGCAGTTTCACCATCTCGCCGGACGGCGCCTTCGCCTACGTCGCGAACACCACATCGGACACCGTCTCCGTGATGGGAATCGACACGTTCCCCGCGATCACCACGACGACCGTCCCGGGCGGCACGATCGGTTCGGCCTACTCCACCGCGATCGCGACGACCGGCTCCCCGGCGCCGACGCTCTCCGTGAGTGCGGGAGCGCTGCCGCCCGGACTGTCGCTGGTCGGCGGCACCGTGACCGGCACGCCGACCGCCGCGGGCTCGTACACGTTCACCCTCGCCGCGAGCAGCACCGTCAGCGGCATACCGGCGACGGCCACGCAGTCGTACACGCTCGTCATCGCCGCGCTGCCGGCCGACGCTCCCCTCGACCTGACCGCGACGGCCGCCGGCGCCACCGCCGAGCTCAGCTGGACCGCACCCACGTCCGACGGCGGGGATGCTGTCAGCGGTTACCGCATCGAGCGCAGCACCGACGGCGCCGCGTTCACCACCCTCATCGGCGACACCCAGTCGGCCGCCGTCACCTTCACGGACACCGCGGTCATCGCCGGCCACACCTACCGCTACCGCGTGTTCGCACTCAACAGCGCAGGAGCAAGCGCGCCGTCCAACGTCGCCGAGGTCACGTTCGCTGCCGTCGCCACGCCGGTCGGCAGCACCCCGGCCGCCAGCACCCCGCCGACATCGACAAGCGGCTCCGCTGTGATGGATGCGCAGAGCACGCTGGCCGACACCGGCAGCGACCTCACCGCGGCCAGCGTCACGGGCCCGCTGTCCCTCGCGCTCGGTCTGATCGCGTCGGGTATTCTCGCCGGGGTCGCGCGACGCCGCCGCCGGAACGTCTGA
- a CDS encoding methyltransferase domain-containing protein: MPEPTFEELIALGESVDVTGWDFSWLDGRATEERPPWGYARRLAERLADARASLDIQTGGGEVLAQAGTFPPTAVATESWPPNVIKATRLLHPLGVVVVHDADEPPLPFADDAFDLVTSRHPATIWWEEIARVLAPGGTYFAQHVGPASAFELIEFFLGPLPDARRGRHPDDETAAARRAGLEIIDLQTARTRIEIFDIAAVVYLLRKVIWWVPGFTVDAYRDRLRELDELIRRDGVFVTYSSRHLIEARKV, encoded by the coding sequence ATGCCGGAACCGACCTTCGAGGAGCTCATCGCCCTCGGCGAGAGCGTCGACGTCACCGGATGGGACTTCTCGTGGCTCGACGGGCGTGCGACCGAGGAGCGGCCTCCCTGGGGTTACGCCCGCCGGCTCGCGGAACGGCTGGCCGACGCGCGGGCGTCCCTCGACATCCAGACCGGGGGCGGAGAAGTGCTGGCGCAGGCGGGTACGTTTCCGCCGACGGCCGTCGCCACGGAGTCGTGGCCGCCTAACGTCATCAAGGCGACGCGCCTGCTGCATCCCCTCGGCGTCGTCGTCGTGCACGACGCCGATGAGCCACCGCTTCCCTTCGCGGACGACGCGTTCGATCTGGTCACCAGCCGCCACCCCGCCACGATCTGGTGGGAGGAGATCGCCCGGGTGCTCGCGCCGGGCGGCACCTACTTCGCGCAACACGTCGGCCCGGCCAGCGCCTTCGAACTCATCGAGTTCTTCCTCGGCCCCCTGCCCGACGCGCGCCGCGGGCGTCACCCGGACGACGAGACGGCGGCCGCGCGGCGTGCCGGCCTCGAGATCATCGACCTGCAGACAGCGCGCACACGCATCGAAATCTTCGACATCGCCGCGGTCGTCTACCTGCTGCGGAAGGTCATCTGGTGGGTGCCCGGCTTCACCGTCGACGCCTATCGGGACCGATTGCGCGAGCTCGATGAGCTGATCCGGCGCGACGGCGTGTTCGTCACGTACTCGAGCCGGCACCTCATCGAGGCGCGCAAGGTGTGA
- a CDS encoding site-specific integrase — MLEQGRWAARARYRDVDGRTRQIERIGRTKQKAEALLREAMRDRIRPLGDGELGPDTRLADLAIAWWDEFSHTSRSNGTLRRYETVLDKYVIPNLGGWMIREASVSKLDRFIKQTTRLNGYSNASIAVVLLTGMFAMAARHDAIEANPMKSVAPVEEPDHQVATFSLEDVAELREILARWDSSLDASGRRRGTDLADPVDFFLGTGCRPGEVFALMWEDVDFTIQPFTVDIRRTMAKNREGRWTVQNKTKTGGGRRLFLPPFVGKMLLRRRVESYSELVFPSSTLTPRIPDNFRLQWHTALKGTRFEGRVPKEFRSTVATALRDAVGLERAQHQLGHSTYATTEQSYLPRVVQVPDSTAVLERFNVRGDSGPALA, encoded by the coding sequence ATGCTCGAGCAAGGCCGCTGGGCCGCCCGCGCCCGCTACCGTGACGTCGACGGCCGCACTCGGCAGATCGAAAGAATCGGCCGCACCAAGCAGAAGGCGGAGGCGCTCCTCCGCGAGGCGATGCGCGATCGCATCAGGCCGCTCGGCGACGGCGAACTCGGACCGGACACCCGGCTCGCAGACCTCGCGATCGCGTGGTGGGACGAGTTCAGCCACACGTCTCGCTCCAACGGCACGCTTCGTCGATACGAAACCGTGCTGGACAAGTACGTCATCCCGAATCTCGGCGGCTGGATGATCCGAGAGGCATCCGTCTCTAAGCTCGACCGGTTTATCAAGCAGACCACCCGGCTTAACGGCTACTCAAACGCCAGTATTGCCGTGGTGCTGCTGACGGGCATGTTCGCGATGGCTGCTCGCCACGATGCCATCGAAGCCAACCCGATGAAATCGGTCGCACCCGTCGAGGAGCCGGATCACCAGGTCGCTACCTTCTCGCTCGAGGATGTCGCCGAGCTGCGCGAGATCCTCGCCAGGTGGGATTCAAGCCTTGATGCATCCGGCCGGCGCCGAGGCACTGACCTGGCGGATCCGGTGGACTTCTTCCTCGGCACCGGTTGCCGGCCAGGCGAGGTATTCGCCCTGATGTGGGAGGACGTCGACTTCACCATCCAGCCGTTCACGGTCGACATCCGTCGGACGATGGCGAAGAACCGCGAAGGCCGCTGGACCGTTCAGAACAAGACCAAAACCGGAGGCGGACGTCGGCTGTTTCTCCCGCCCTTTGTCGGCAAGATGCTCCTGCGCCGGAGGGTCGAATCGTATTCGGAACTGGTCTTCCCGTCCTCAACTCTCACGCCACGAATCCCGGACAATTTCCGTCTCCAGTGGCACACCGCCTTGAAGGGAACTCGATTTGAAGGGCGAGTCCCGAAGGAGTTCAGGTCCACCGTGGCGACCGCGCTTCGTGACGCCGTCGGCCTCGAGCGCGCACAGCACCAGCTGGGCCACTCGACGTACGCGACGACGGAGCAGTCCTACCTCCCGCGGGTAGTGCAGGTGCCCGACTCGACCGCGGTTCTCGAACGATTCAACGTTCGCGGCGACTCCGGCCCCGCGCTCGCGTAG
- a CDS encoding ArdC family protein: MTKPEGRTAAQRKAQAEDLHASIVEQVQHLADSGQLRRFLDIARSFHTHSLNNLLLILAQNPEATMVAGFRQWQAKGRQVRKGEHAIKIFGYNFKAIRNTDLESDADPEEHTVHYFPVLSVFDISQTDTVEGMTVPESPVQQLNGKHDHGVIPPLTVHLEALGWTIAREALTHANGFTDPEQQTVALRCDLAPEQAAKTLIHEAAHIELGHMDDLEEYRQHRGRMEVEAESVAYIVAGLAGFDTSAYSIGYITGWADEDVQLIRTTASRVLEAAHAITEFICA; the protein is encoded by the coding sequence ATGACCAAACCGGAGGGGCGCACCGCAGCACAGCGGAAAGCGCAGGCCGAAGACTTACACGCTTCGATCGTTGAGCAGGTTCAGCACCTCGCGGACAGCGGGCAATTGCGCCGATTCCTCGACATCGCGCGCTCCTTCCACACCCACAGCCTGAACAACCTCCTCCTGATCCTCGCGCAGAACCCGGAAGCGACCATGGTCGCCGGGTTCCGGCAATGGCAGGCCAAAGGGCGCCAAGTCCGCAAAGGCGAGCACGCGATCAAGATCTTCGGCTACAACTTCAAGGCGATCCGCAACACAGACCTCGAGAGTGACGCCGACCCGGAAGAGCACACCGTGCACTACTTCCCCGTGCTGTCGGTGTTCGACATCTCACAAACCGACACGGTGGAGGGCATGACGGTGCCAGAGAGCCCGGTCCAACAGCTCAACGGCAAGCATGACCACGGCGTTATCCCCCCACTCACCGTGCACCTCGAGGCGCTCGGATGGACTATCGCACGCGAGGCGCTTACCCACGCCAACGGGTTCACCGACCCCGAGCAGCAGACCGTTGCCCTGCGGTGCGATCTCGCGCCAGAGCAGGCAGCGAAGACCCTCATCCACGAGGCGGCACACATCGAACTCGGCCACATGGACGACCTCGAGGAGTACCGCCAGCACCGGGGCCGGATGGAAGTGGAAGCCGAATCCGTTGCGTACATCGTCGCCGGCCTGGCCGGCTTCGACACCAGCGCGTACAGCATCGGCTACATCACCGGATGGGCCGACGAAGACGTTCAGCTAATCCGCACCACCGCATCCCGCGTGCTTGAGGCCGCGCACGCCATCACAGAATTCATCTGCGCGTGA
- a CDS encoding sodium:calcium antiporter, with the protein MTGWPMWLLVLIFVVAAAVVWVAGIQLSRTTDVLDSRLHIGSALGGLIILAVATNLPEIAITVSAALSGDLSVALGNILGGIALQTVVLVILDAWGKRGKNVPPLTYRAASLVLVLEAVVVVAVLAIVMAGSQLPALVLLRLSPDVVLIAVVWVIGLLLVKHAGSSLPWESKGNAPDASPHAAGHRRSKPESPHQQWSTGRVWLVFGISALATLAAGVILEVSGDAASKQIGLSGVLFGATVLALATSLPEISTGLQAVKQGDDNLAMSDIFGGNAFLPVLFLVATLISGRAVLPHANASDVYLTALAALLTLIYCVGLVFQPTKRVLGMGIDSATVLLIYLLGVAGLFAVTAA; encoded by the coding sequence ATGACCGGGTGGCCGATGTGGCTTCTGGTCCTGATTTTCGTGGTGGCGGCCGCGGTCGTTTGGGTGGCTGGCATCCAGCTTTCCCGGACCACCGACGTGCTGGACTCGCGCCTGCATATCGGCAGTGCACTCGGCGGCCTCATCATCCTAGCCGTCGCGACGAACCTGCCCGAGATCGCGATCACCGTCAGCGCCGCACTTTCCGGTGACCTCTCCGTAGCTCTCGGCAATATCCTCGGCGGGATCGCACTACAAACAGTGGTCCTCGTGATCCTCGACGCGTGGGGAAAGCGCGGCAAGAACGTCCCCCCACTCACGTATCGGGCGGCATCCCTAGTGCTGGTATTGGAAGCGGTAGTCGTCGTCGCTGTCCTCGCCATCGTGATGGCAGGCAGCCAACTGCCCGCCTTGGTGCTCCTGCGCCTGTCACCGGATGTTGTTCTGATCGCCGTCGTCTGGGTGATCGGACTTCTGCTGGTCAAGCATGCCGGGTCGTCCCTGCCCTGGGAAAGCAAGGGAAACGCGCCGGACGCGTCGCCACATGCGGCGGGGCATCGGCGCAGCAAACCGGAATCGCCCCACCAGCAGTGGAGCACAGGACGTGTGTGGCTAGTTTTCGGCATCTCCGCCCTCGCCACCCTTGCTGCCGGCGTCATTCTCGAAGTCAGCGGAGACGCCGCCTCCAAACAGATCGGCCTATCCGGGGTATTGTTCGGAGCCACCGTCCTGGCACTCGCAACCTCCCTTCCCGAAATCTCCACCGGCCTGCAAGCGGTCAAACAAGGTGACGATAACCTCGCCATGAGCGACATCTTTGGCGGCAACGCGTTCCTGCCGGTACTGTTCCTGGTCGCCACTCTCATCTCCGGGCGAGCGGTGCTCCCTCACGCGAACGCCAGCGACGTGTACCTGACTGCCCTCGCCGCACTGCTCACCCTGATCTACTGCGTCGGGTTGGTGTTCCAGCCGACTAAACGCGTGCTGGGCATGGGAATTGACTCGGCCACAGTTTTGCTGATCTACCTTCTCGGGGTCGCAGGACTCTTCGCGGTCACAGCAGCCTAG
- a CDS encoding MarR family transcriptional regulator, with product MNAQNVEMQDVNAALIAADVMMGVAARSVAEVEDIVTSPQLRVLVTIATRGSQNLGEIAAELGVHASNATRTSEKLVHAGLIARAEDPADRRFVRLTLTPQGAALVDQVIEHRRAALAEVLAAMEPEERARAAEGFRAFARAAGGRHGDDGRFTLMRPVLSGDA from the coding sequence GTGAATGCCCAGAATGTGGAAATGCAGGATGTGAATGCTGCGCTGATCGCGGCGGACGTGATGATGGGCGTCGCAGCGCGATCGGTGGCGGAGGTGGAGGATATCGTCACGTCGCCGCAATTGCGGGTGCTGGTGACGATCGCGACCCGGGGCTCACAGAATCTCGGCGAGATCGCCGCTGAGCTCGGCGTTCACGCTTCCAATGCCACGCGCACCAGCGAGAAGCTGGTTCACGCCGGACTGATCGCACGGGCCGAGGATCCGGCCGACCGGCGTTTCGTTCGCCTGACACTGACTCCTCAAGGCGCCGCACTTGTCGACCAGGTGATCGAGCACCGTCGCGCGGCGCTGGCGGAGGTCTTGGCAGCGATGGAACCCGAGGAGCGAGCGCGCGCGGCCGAGGGCTTTCGCGCCTTCGCCCGTGCCGCCGGGGGGCGACACGGCGACGACGGACGCTTTACTCTGATGCGTCCCGTCCTCAGCGGCGATGCGTAG
- a CDS encoding flavin reductase family protein — MLLLASSNGDGTANLAPASSYWALGRILALGLETDGQTLANILDRPQLTVNFPSPALWSAVERIADLTGRSEVPEGKLGRYLYCADKFAAAGLTSQTSDLVEPPRVRECLLQLEAEVRRVTPGVSGDYAIAEAEVVRVHADRSIIGEDDRIDPLAWRPMVYSFRTYFELGEPVGVRGAVVPDPAEEGNNMVGAVESEGGDPACWLALICPDCGAVGEVPGGCRRCGAAS; from the coding sequence GTGCTGCTTCTGGCTTCGAGTAACGGCGACGGCACCGCCAACCTTGCCCCGGCTTCCTCGTACTGGGCGCTCGGACGGATCCTAGCTCTGGGTTTAGAGACCGACGGTCAGACTCTCGCCAACATTCTCGATCGTCCGCAGCTGACGGTGAACTTCCCGTCGCCGGCGCTATGGTCTGCGGTCGAGCGGATCGCTGACCTGACGGGGAGGTCGGAGGTGCCGGAGGGGAAGCTCGGGCGGTACTTATACTGTGCCGACAAGTTTGCGGCGGCTGGCCTGACGTCGCAAACTTCTGACCTTGTCGAGCCGCCGCGGGTGCGTGAATGTTTGCTGCAGCTTGAGGCGGAAGTGCGGCGGGTGACGCCAGGGGTGAGCGGTGACTACGCGATCGCCGAGGCCGAGGTTGTCCGGGTGCACGCCGACCGGAGCATTATCGGTGAGGATGACCGAATCGACCCGCTGGCATGGCGGCCGATGGTCTATAGCTTCCGGACCTATTTCGAGCTCGGCGAACCGGTGGGCGTACGAGGCGCCGTCGTTCCGGATCCTGCAGAAGAGGGCAACAACATGGTCGGCGCGGTTGAGTCGGAGGGCGGCGACCCGGCATGTTGGCTTGCCCTGATTTGCCCAGATTGTGGTGCGGTGGGGGAGGTGCCCGGCGGATGTCGCCGCTGTGGCGCGGCTAGCTAA